A region from the Bdellovibrio bacteriovorus genome encodes:
- a CDS encoding PKD domain-containing protein, with translation MNRGMRLVATGLLLLSVGCQKAQESSEVMDLSSSTLTCKPGSQKVSTANLKIEGESVGQTNEAIRYKLNEQLSCDSAQEVVWKAAGGSARTATSVTSVYKKAGTYVMTASVQDVSGTTSQEVSFKTVVVASEPVMIAPTVGVAGQPVTFDVGIPENMTLLDAYWTFGDGTPSVSSMDAIQHTYAQPGTYTVKVLVVGNPGGEKMLSQTIVISEEEDEVVCTAAAAISGPSEAKVGSPVSLSLYMPQCLADQVGAIRWTFGDGGSASGQNVQHTYAAEGTFEVSAVLLKGDTNQVLFNLKHSITVTKGTEEPEPEPTPEPEVPGSCQVKDQIRESQGDIYSETVACGLNGTKEISYRDVIKEQCQLSGEKLSWVEISRSKEVTNEGSCEGQSCRLPDGSVLPHGGSKVLYSTSTPAGSCASVSQERVCNNGVLSGSDTFNQNSCHNGCGDFGSHGTVKTDVVTGEVKVPLTCAFGETGFFDIFTEVSDQTCKDGQIVSSNTHQGSIKTPGACPTYKYVPTENFTACSADCGGKQSRIFVCVDDKGTQVGNERCTGQAMPVEERVCDGNPEAVRRQESSTSVEEANSSQTCPANQIGVIVNKRDVTKVSTYACIDHKVQLEGTETQYGPWVAESYCRDYVARRCSQDSLSNSQAQGRYEWMVKCQDQLPIIKEFLAQFDDVKVKSGKTSVALNSSGQHLYPTFMDRAYNPEKPWIAPTSKNAACTMPSTVYVATVCVSSCATPEQLILAQEAGNTDMKYVPFIEALTKNYAFVASLQSAQSMGSKAIQKTKVDQWVTELLDTEHDILLMRMKSGRSIKVTPNHPLVASNGFMQSAKDFKVGEDLVQLGGVLDEIVSITPMKHTGKVYNIFVQSTAIHHNILVLNGYLNGSAYFQNDGAKELNRSLFRKTLTRGAF, from the coding sequence ATGAACAGAGGGATGCGTTTAGTTGCAACAGGATTGTTGTTACTGTCGGTGGGGTGTCAGAAGGCTCAAGAGAGCAGCGAAGTGATGGATCTATCCAGTTCCACGCTGACCTGCAAACCGGGTTCGCAAAAGGTCAGTACGGCCAACCTTAAAATCGAGGGTGAGTCGGTAGGTCAGACCAACGAAGCGATCCGATATAAGCTCAACGAGCAATTGTCCTGCGATAGTGCACAAGAAGTTGTGTGGAAAGCTGCAGGGGGCTCAGCAAGAACAGCGACCAGCGTAACATCGGTCTATAAAAAGGCCGGTACCTACGTGATGACGGCGTCAGTTCAAGACGTGAGTGGTACGACCTCTCAAGAAGTCTCTTTTAAAACAGTGGTTGTCGCCAGTGAACCTGTGATGATCGCTCCTACAGTAGGTGTAGCCGGTCAACCGGTGACATTTGATGTGGGCATTCCTGAGAATATGACTCTTTTAGATGCCTATTGGACATTTGGTGACGGAACTCCTTCGGTGAGTTCTATGGACGCCATCCAACATACTTACGCTCAACCAGGTACATACACAGTAAAAGTGTTGGTAGTTGGAAATCCGGGTGGTGAAAAAATGCTTTCACAAACCATCGTCATTTCTGAAGAAGAAGACGAAGTGGTTTGTACGGCAGCGGCGGCGATTTCAGGTCCTTCTGAAGCCAAAGTCGGTTCTCCGGTCAGCTTGTCACTATATATGCCTCAATGTTTGGCGGACCAAGTGGGTGCCATCCGTTGGACATTTGGTGATGGCGGATCTGCTTCCGGTCAGAATGTTCAGCACACATATGCAGCTGAAGGCACTTTTGAAGTGAGCGCTGTTCTATTAAAAGGCGACACAAACCAAGTTCTTTTCAACTTGAAACATTCCATCACGGTGACTAAAGGAACTGAAGAGCCTGAACCAGAACCAACGCCAGAACCCGAAGTTCCAGGTTCATGCCAAGTGAAAGATCAAATCCGTGAATCTCAAGGTGACATCTATTCAGAGACTGTGGCCTGCGGATTAAATGGTACGAAAGAAATTTCTTACCGTGACGTGATCAAAGAACAATGTCAATTGAGTGGCGAAAAGTTGAGCTGGGTGGAAATCTCTCGCTCAAAAGAAGTTACTAATGAAGGTTCTTGTGAAGGCCAATCTTGCAGATTGCCAGATGGAAGCGTTCTTCCTCATGGTGGATCAAAAGTATTGTACTCGACAAGCACTCCTGCGGGCTCTTGCGCGAGCGTGTCTCAAGAAAGAGTTTGTAATAACGGAGTTCTTTCTGGATCCGATACCTTCAATCAAAACTCTTGTCACAATGGTTGTGGTGACTTCGGTTCCCATGGCACTGTGAAAACAGATGTTGTGACTGGGGAGGTGAAAGTTCCATTGACTTGTGCTTTCGGTGAAACAGGTTTCTTTGATATCTTCACAGAAGTTTCAGATCAAACTTGTAAAGACGGTCAAATCGTAAGTTCAAATACTCACCAGGGTTCTATTAAGACTCCAGGTGCATGTCCTACATATAAATACGTTCCGACAGAAAACTTCACAGCCTGCTCTGCAGATTGTGGTGGTAAACAGTCACGTATCTTCGTGTGTGTCGATGATAAAGGGACACAAGTCGGTAACGAACGTTGTACCGGCCAAGCAATGCCAGTGGAAGAAAGAGTTTGTGACGGCAACCCAGAAGCCGTTCGCAGACAGGAATCTTCGACTTCCGTTGAAGAGGCCAATAGTTCACAGACATGTCCTGCCAACCAGATCGGTGTGATTGTTAATAAACGTGATGTGACGAAAGTCAGCACTTACGCTTGTATCGATCACAAAGTTCAGTTGGAAGGCACAGAGACTCAATATGGTCCTTGGGTGGCTGAAAGCTACTGCCGCGACTACGTCGCAAGACGTTGCTCACAAGACAGCTTAAGCAATTCTCAAGCACAAGGCCGTTATGAGTGGATGGTGAAATGTCAGGATCAATTGCCAATCATTAAAGAATTCCTGGCTCAATTCGATGACGTGAAAGTGAAATCAGGTAAGACATCTGTGGCTCTGAATTCAAGCGGTCAGCACTTGTATCCAACATTCATGGATCGTGCTTACAACCCAGAAAAACCATGGATTGCACCGACTTCAAAAAATGCAGCATGTACAATGCCATCTACAGTATACGTAGCGACAGTGTGTGTGTCTTCATGTGCGACTCCTGAACAGTTGATCCTGGCTCAAGAGGCCGGTAACACGGATATGAAATACGTCCCATTCATTGAAGCTTTGACGAAGAATTATGCCTTCGTAGCCTCATTGCAAAGTGCGCAAAGCATGGGAAGTAAAGCTATCCAAAAAACCAAAGTGGATCAGTGGGTGACTGAGCTTCTTGATACTGAACACGACATCTTGTTGATGCGTATGAAGTCAGGCCGCTCAATCAAGGTAACCCCAAATCATCCACTTGTAGCGTCGAACGGCTTCATGCAGTCAGCAAAAGACTTCAAAGTCGGTGAGGACCTCGTGCAATTGGGTGGTGTGTTGGATGAGATCGTGTCGATCACTCCAATGAAACACACGGGCAAGGTTTATAACATCTTCGTACAGTCGACAGCGATCCATCACAATATCCTGGTGTTAAATGGATACTTGAATGGTTCGGCTTACTTCCAAAATGACGGTGCGAAAGAGTTGAATAGATCCTTGTTCAGAAAAACTCTCACTCGCGGAGCATTCTAA